In a genomic window of Pseudorasbora parva isolate DD20220531a chromosome 24, ASM2467924v1, whole genome shotgun sequence:
- the napga gene encoding N-ethylmaleimide-sensitive factor attachment protein, gamma a has product MAQKINEAHEHIDKAEKYLKTSFMKWKPDYDSAASEYSKAAVAFKNAKQLEQAKEAYLLEAEAHTNHRSLFHAAKAFEQAGMMLKDMQRLPEAVQYIEKASVMYVENGTPDTAAMALDRAGKLIEPLDLAKAVHLYQQAAGVFENEDRLRQAVELIGKASRLLVRQQKFDEAAVSLQKEKNMYKEIENYPTCFKKTIAQVLVHLHRADYVAADRCVRESYSIPGFSGSEDCIAMEQLLQGYDEQDEDQVTRVCTSPLLRYMDNDYAKLAISLKVPGGGKKKKAPASASGDAGAAQPEEDEDEYAGGLC; this is encoded by the exons ATGGCGCAAAAAATCAACGAAGCTCACGAGCACATCGACAAGGCGGAAAAATA TTTAAAGACGAGCTTTATGAAGTGGAAACCCGATTATGACAGTGCCGCATCAGAATACTCCAAAGCAG CTGTTGCCTTCAAGAATGCTAAACAGCTGGAACAGGCGAAAGAGGCGTATTTACTGGAAGCCGAGGCTCACACCAACCACAGATC TCTTTTTCATGCCGCCAA GGCCTTTGAGCAAGCAGGAATGATGCTGAAG GACATGCAGAGATTACCTGAGGCCGTGCAGTATATCGAGAAGGCCAGTGTGATGTACGTGGAGAACGGGACTCCAGACACCGCCGCCATGGCCCTCGACAGAGCGGGGAA GCTGATTGAACCGCTGGATTTGGCTAAAGCCGTTCACCTGTACCAGCAGGCAGCAGGAGTGTTTGAG AATGAGGATCGACTACGGCAAGCGGTGGAGCTCATTGGCAAAGCGTCACGACTCCTCGTTAGACAACAGAA GTTTGATGAAGCCGCGGTGTCCCTTCAGAAGGAGAAGAACATGTATAAAGAGATCGAGAATTACCCGACCTGTTTCAAG AAAACAATCGCACAAGTGTTGGTCCATCTGCACCGAGCGGACTACGTGGCGGCGGACCGGTGTGTGCGCGAGAGCTACAGTATCCCAGGGTTCAGTGGGAGTGAAGACTGCATTGCCATGGAGCAGCTCCTGCAGGGTTACGATGAGCAAGATGAGGATCAGGTGACTCGCGTCTGTACTTCACCGCTGCTCAGATACATGGACAACGAC TATGCAAAGCTTGCCATCAGCCTGAAAGTGCCTGGAGGAGGGAAGAAGAAGAAAGCCCCGGCCTCCGCTAGCGGGGACGCTGGAGCCGCGCAGCCGGAGGAAGATGAGGATGAGTACGCTGGAGGACTCTGTTGA